A genome region from Natranaeroarchaeum sulfidigenes includes the following:
- a CDS encoding acyl-CoA thioesterase: MSDYEYTATIEKRYNDFDTYGHVNNAVYVTYLESARIKFFRDVIGNRDISTVIAHVEVDYESPILVDHEVTVAVRVAEIGTTSVTLDYEIRADGERAATARTTQVLLDEDDEPRPVAEEWAERFDIEQNRAG, from the coding sequence GTGAGCGACTACGAGTACACGGCGACGATCGAAAAACGCTACAACGATTTCGATACCTACGGCCACGTCAATAACGCGGTGTATGTCACCTATCTCGAATCGGCACGAATCAAGTTTTTCCGAGACGTGATCGGTAACCGAGATATATCAACGGTCATCGCCCACGTCGAGGTTGATTACGAGTCGCCGATCCTCGTCGACCACGAGGTAACCGTCGCCGTGCGCGTCGCCGAGATCGGCACGACGAGCGTGACACTGGACTACGAGATCCGCGCCGACGGCGAACGCGCTGCGACTGCCCGGACGACGCAAGTCCTTCTCGACGAGGACGACGAACCACGGCCGGTAGCCGAGGAGTGGGCGGAGCGGTTTGATATCGAGCAGAACCGTGCCGGGTGA
- a CDS encoding 2Fe-2S iron-sulfur cluster-binding protein yields MTEYTVEFVGRDESITVSDTETILSRCLEEGIAQEYSCRVGMCLACTAEIVEGEVTQPAARGFTEAEAENYALTCMARPQSDVKLDRGKYPPSIDDDVAAEAGAGDAAADD; encoded by the coding sequence ATGACCGAGTACACCGTCGAGTTCGTGGGCCGGGACGAGTCGATTACAGTATCGGATACGGAGACGATTCTCAGCCGCTGTCTGGAAGAGGGGATCGCCCAGGAGTACTCCTGTCGCGTCGGAATGTGTCTGGCCTGCACAGCCGAAATCGTGGAAGGCGAGGTCACTCAGCCCGCCGCCCGCGGCTTCACCGAGGCCGAAGCCGAAAACTACGCACTGACCTGCATGGCTCGCCCGCAGTCGGACGTCAAGCTCGATCGCGGGAAGTACCCGCCGAGCATCGACGACGACGTGGCCGCCGAGGCGGGCGCGGGTGACGCGGCCGCCGACGACTGA
- a CDS encoding DUF192 domain-containing protein: protein MQVRHEYDGISEILASNVERATGILSRGRGLMFRWSIPDDYALVFEFDGVASRSLHMLFVPFPIDAIWIADGEVTRVETLSAWTGLGKAKADLVIELPAGAGEDVSVGDRVSVTD from the coding sequence GTGCAGGTTCGTCACGAGTACGATGGCATCTCCGAGATACTGGCCTCGAACGTCGAGCGGGCTACTGGCATTCTCTCGCGCGGTCGGGGACTCATGTTCCGCTGGTCGATCCCCGACGACTACGCGCTGGTGTTCGAGTTCGACGGTGTCGCCTCGCGGAGCCTCCACATGCTTTTCGTTCCCTTCCCGATCGACGCGATCTGGATCGCCGACGGCGAGGTCACCCGTGTCGAGACGCTGTCTGCGTGGACCGGCCTCGGAAAAGCGAAGGCAGATCTGGTCATCGAGTTGCCCGCGGGTGCTGGGGAGGACGTCTCCGTCGGTGATCGGGTCTCAGTGACCGACTAA
- a CDS encoding (R)-citramalate synthase: MYDDETDVSLLDTTLRDGEQAPGISLTPDEKADIARALDRARVDVIEAGSACTGEGERRTIKQVTDLDLDATITSFARGVQNDIDLALDCDVDGVTIVVPGSDRHIETKVNTTREEVIADTAELVEYARDHGLWTEVIGEDGSRADLEFLEELMATAFDAGATRVCYADTVGHAGPERSYEIVSTLAEYGPVSAHTHDDLGMGLTNALASVAAGADLVHGTVNGLGERAGNVAIEEVAIALDHSYGIETVDTTQLYSLGQAVAQATGVQLPPNKAVTGENAFTHESGIHTDGTLKDDRMYEPYPPEKVGRERRIVLGKHTGRAGARAALEEHGVEVDDEELTRVVKRIKEIGDRGKRVTDADLLAIAEDVKGTDRERRVEVLDLTAASGGGIPTASVRLRVDDEERVASGTGSGPVDAAVTAVREAIGQVANVSLDSYEVDAITGGTDAVVTVEVEMSRGDHSVTVAKSDTDITSASVSAMVDAMDRLLTVPGEEPEVLADD, encoded by the coding sequence CTGTACGACGACGAGACAGATGTATCGCTACTGGACACGACACTTCGGGACGGCGAACAGGCACCGGGCATCTCGTTGACGCCCGACGAGAAAGCCGACATCGCCCGGGCGCTGGATCGAGCCCGGGTCGACGTGATCGAGGCGGGAAGCGCCTGTACCGGCGAGGGCGAGCGTCGAACGATCAAACAGGTAACCGACCTCGATCTGGACGCGACGATCACGAGCTTCGCTCGCGGCGTGCAAAACGACATCGACCTCGCGCTCGACTGTGATGTCGACGGTGTCACGATCGTGGTGCCGGGAAGCGATCGTCACATCGAGACGAAGGTGAACACGACCCGCGAGGAAGTGATCGCCGACACGGCCGAACTGGTCGAGTACGCCCGCGATCACGGCCTCTGGACCGAGGTGATCGGAGAGGACGGCAGTCGCGCCGATCTCGAATTCCTCGAAGAGCTCATGGCGACGGCCTTCGACGCCGGGGCGACCCGCGTCTGCTACGCGGACACCGTGGGTCACGCCGGGCCGGAGAGATCTTACGAGATCGTTTCCACGCTGGCCGAGTACGGCCCCGTCAGCGCCCACACCCACGACGACCTCGGGATGGGCCTGACGAACGCGCTGGCGAGCGTCGCCGCGGGCGCGGATCTCGTCCACGGCACCGTCAACGGCCTCGGTGAGCGCGCTGGCAACGTCGCCATCGAAGAGGTCGCGATCGCGCTCGATCACAGCTACGGGATCGAGACGGTTGACACGACGCAGCTGTACAGCCTCGGACAGGCCGTCGCACAGGCCACGGGCGTCCAGCTCCCGCCGAACAAGGCGGTCACAGGTGAAAACGCCTTCACCCACGAGAGCGGCATCCACACCGACGGGACGCTCAAGGACGACCGGATGTACGAGCCCTATCCACCGGAGAAGGTCGGCCGAGAGCGCCGGATCGTGCTCGGCAAACACACCGGTCGCGCCGGGGCCCGCGCCGCGCTCGAAGAACACGGCGTCGAGGTCGACGACGAGGAACTGACGCGCGTCGTCAAACGCATCAAGGAGATCGGCGACCGCGGCAAGCGCGTCACGGACGCCGACCTGCTCGCGATCGCGGAAGACGTCAAGGGGACCGACCGGGAACGCCGCGTCGAGGTGCTCGATCTCACTGCAGCGAGTGGGGGCGGCATCCCAACAGCGAGCGTTCGGCTGCGGGTCGACGACGAGGAACGCGTCGCCTCGGGCACCGGCAGCGGGCCGGTCGATGCCGCAGTGACGGCGGTTCGCGAGGCGATCGGTCAGGTCGCAAACGTCTCACTGGACTCGTACGAAGTCGATGCGATCACCGGCGGTACCGACGCCGTCGTCACGGTCGAAGTCGAGATGAGCCGTGGTGATCACTCGGTAACTGTCGCGAAAAGCGATACTGACATCACTTCCGCCTCGGTCAGCGCGATGGTCGATGCGATGGATCGGCTCCTGACTGTGCCTGGCGAGGAGCCGGAAGTACTGGCCGACGACTGA
- a CDS encoding polysaccharide deacetylase family protein, whose protein sequence is MAATLTISIELELGWGVHDIDEWDHLSDRGRAERMYLHRLLDLCDEVDVPITFDVVGHLFSTSCNGEHGGPAPEGWFDADPGTDVAADPLFYAPDMIEAIRSRSVDHELCTHTFSHLPAAKATDAEFLRDLVLAQHQHEEHLGERTPSLVPPRHYVPSATVMQEAGIEIVRESAPTGTTGIRRATELLFAPPPTIEPTIEDGIVRTYCSTPATLTAPALPSGQRSTHPVFRPLPVRLRQRLHARALDQATGRAIGEDGHLHLWCHLYDLANDAQFEVIAAYLRRLGDLVDRGLLDVAPMATLNERVRDRHGLVSTTAPMGNPGSEQP, encoded by the coding sequence ATGGCTGCAACTCTCACCATCAGCATCGAACTCGAACTCGGCTGGGGAGTTCACGATATCGACGAGTGGGACCACCTCAGCGATCGCGGCCGAGCGGAACGCATGTATCTCCACAGACTGCTCGACCTCTGTGATGAGGTCGACGTACCGATCACCTTCGACGTGGTCGGGCACCTGTTCTCTACTTCGTGTAACGGCGAGCACGGCGGCCCAGCGCCGGAGGGCTGGTTCGACGCCGATCCCGGGACCGACGTCGCGGCCGATCCGCTGTTTTACGCCCCCGACATGATCGAGGCGATCCGGTCTCGATCTGTCGATCACGAACTCTGTACACACACCTTCTCACACCTTCCGGCCGCGAAAGCAACGGACGCAGAGTTCCTCCGTGATCTCGTGCTCGCACAGCACCAGCACGAGGAGCACCTCGGCGAGCGAACGCCCTCACTCGTCCCGCCGCGTCATTACGTCCCTTCGGCAACCGTGATGCAGGAGGCTGGGATCGAAATCGTCCGTGAGAGCGCCCCCACTGGGACTACCGGTATCCGGCGAGCGACGGAACTGCTCTTTGCGCCACCGCCGACGATCGAACCGACAATCGAGGACGGCATCGTCAGAACATACTGTTCGACGCCAGCGACGCTGACGGCTCCGGCGCTCCCGTCCGGCCAGCGATCCACTCATCCGGTGTTTCGACCGCTTCCCGTGCGCCTGCGCCAGCGGCTTCACGCTCGCGCGCTCGATCAGGCGACCGGTCGTGCGATTGGCGAGGACGGCCATCTTCATCTGTGGTGTCACCTGTACGACCTCGCCAACGACGCCCAGTTCGAGGTCATCGCCGCCTATCTCCGCCGACTCGGCGACCTCGTTGACAGGGGCCTACTCGACGTCGCTCCGATGGCGACGCTCAACGAGCGGGTGCGGGACCGACATGGGCTGGTCTCGACGACCGCACCAATGGGGAATCCGGGGTCGGAGCAACCCTAG
- a CDS encoding GNAT family N-acetyltransferase: protein MQSTAHAIRRYESRDLVPFLDLYETVFDDDRDEEWFDWKYRQNPYVDHVPMLVATDDSGRIIGARPFLALPLAIGGRRELALQPCDTMVHPDHRRQGVFTRMTERAIERYADHEAALFFNFPNEHSRAGYEKVGWEPIGQVRTRYRLHQPSDELSGGSTTQNIAGSVANVVQRGYLGILDRLAQTPRAMTVSKHESSPLDELLTLYRSATPSGVHVLRDDPFFRWRFENPDWTYRYYLVHERGEPIAGAIVGQNVREAGHIRITDVIPLTPTNDATAALLAAIIDDNQDANAILAPSTLPWNVCTRFGFLSDTRLPLSVVSSPTTLVARPATRDGDVWPPGLQPARTRSNWSITFAERDTS, encoded by the coding sequence GTGCAGAGCACAGCCCACGCGATTCGGCGGTACGAGTCACGGGATCTGGTTCCCTTCCTTGACCTGTACGAAACTGTCTTCGATGACGACCGTGACGAGGAGTGGTTTGACTGGAAATACCGACAGAACCCGTACGTCGATCACGTTCCGATGCTAGTTGCGACCGACGACTCGGGGCGGATTATTGGTGCTCGGCCCTTCCTTGCGCTTCCCCTGGCTATCGGGGGACGCCGTGAGCTCGCGTTACAGCCCTGCGATACGATGGTCCATCCGGATCACCGCCGACAGGGGGTGTTCACTCGAATGACCGAACGTGCTATTGAACGATACGCCGACCACGAGGCTGCGCTGTTTTTCAACTTCCCCAACGAGCACTCGCGGGCTGGCTACGAGAAGGTAGGGTGGGAACCGATCGGACAGGTCAGGACACGGTATCGCCTCCACCAACCCTCGGACGAGCTATCAGGGGGATCGACGACTCAGAATATCGCGGGGTCGGTCGCAAACGTCGTACAGCGAGGCTACCTGGGCATTCTCGATAGACTGGCACAGACGCCGAGGGCCATGACAGTCTCGAAGCACGAGAGTTCCCCTCTCGACGAGTTATTGACACTGTACCGAAGCGCCACTCCGTCAGGTGTACACGTACTCAGGGACGACCCGTTCTTTCGATGGCGGTTCGAGAATCCGGACTGGACGTACAGGTACTACCTCGTCCACGAGCGCGGCGAACCGATCGCCGGGGCGATCGTCGGACAGAACGTCAGGGAGGCGGGACATATACGGATCACCGACGTAATTCCGCTCACACCGACAAACGATGCAACAGCGGCCCTGCTCGCTGCGATAATCGACGACAATCAAGATGCCAATGCGATCCTCGCGCCGTCGACGCTTCCGTGGAACGTCTGTACCAGATTCGGATTTCTATCGGACACGCGGCTCCCGCTGTCCGTGGTCAGTTCACCGACGACGCTCGTCGCTCGCCCCGCTACGCGTGACGGTGATGTCTGGCCACCCGGACTCCAACCCGCACGAACACGTTCTAACTGGTCGATCACGTTCGCGGAACGGGATACGAGCTAG
- a CDS encoding phosphatase PAP2 family protein: MNEIAREAVEPTASAFDLITHLGDGALLVVLGVLIYWFGAPDNRRDRAFVIAVGIAALALSAGLKGIFQIPRPELAFSPEAYPGYTFPSAHAMGAAAFYGALAVTMEWGRRRVRYVLAGILIGLIALSRVVIGVHYVGDVAVGVALGLALVAVGVWLAQEGVFDPGPTFVLATGIAVGALLLGSRQFVSLTLGASFGGTIGWYYVRDRPTTDTGAAVLTVGALALIGILFLRLLPELLGLSAPNVAFSPLVVGLEIVGYSLLTAMTIALPAFAIRIEDHPTVQRLQRVLPFRGRRFEAEDTPLGDD, translated from the coding sequence ATGAATGAGATTGCACGGGAGGCCGTCGAGCCAACAGCGTCTGCGTTCGACCTGATCACGCATCTCGGCGACGGTGCGTTGCTTGTCGTCCTCGGCGTTCTCATCTACTGGTTTGGCGCGCCGGACAATCGCCGGGATCGGGCGTTCGTGATCGCGGTCGGTATCGCCGCGCTCGCGCTGTCGGCCGGACTCAAGGGAATCTTCCAGATCCCTCGGCCCGAGTTGGCGTTCTCGCCCGAAGCCTACCCGGGCTACACCTTCCCGAGCGCCCACGCAATGGGTGCAGCAGCGTTTTACGGTGCACTCGCAGTGACGATGGAGTGGGGTCGCCGCCGCGTCCGGTACGTCTTGGCGGGCATCCTCATCGGCCTTATCGCCCTCTCGCGAGTCGTCATTGGCGTCCACTACGTCGGTGACGTCGCCGTCGGCGTCGCACTCGGTCTCGCGCTCGTTGCTGTCGGCGTCTGGTTGGCACAGGAGGGCGTGTTCGACCCCGGGCCCACGTTCGTGCTTGCAACCGGCATTGCGGTTGGAGCGCTGTTGCTCGGCTCGCGACAGTTCGTCTCGCTCACGCTCGGTGCGTCCTTTGGCGGCACCATCGGCTGGTACTACGTGCGTGACAGACCGACCACTGATACGGGTGCGGCAGTGCTAACAGTGGGGGCCCTCGCCCTCATCGGCATCCTGTTCCTGCGCTTACTGCCCGAGCTGCTTGGCCTCTCCGCTCCGAATGTGGCGTTCAGTCCGCTCGTCGTCGGTCTCGAAATCGTCGGATACAGCCTGTTGACCGCGATGACGATTGCGCTTCCCGCGTTCGCTATTCGGATCGAGGATCACCCGACAGTACAGCGACTACAGCGGGTGCTTCCCTTCCGGGGACGCCGGTTCGAGGCGGAGGACACCCCACTCGGTGACGATTGA
- a CDS encoding HalOD1 output domain-containing protein, which yields MTKEISGGTMSDDDPATEGATHWSQVSQHNYRPDGNKELTTVIIYALAEAEDRPPVEIKSPPLYDFVDVPAIEAAFFGPDVTDDSRQGVGTVEFQYDGYMIKIRSDGWVQVYEPAEADLS from the coding sequence ATGACCAAAGAAATTAGCGGCGGGACGATGAGCGACGACGACCCAGCCACTGAGGGAGCCACTCACTGGTCACAGGTATCACAGCACAACTACAGGCCCGATGGAAACAAAGAACTCACTACCGTAATTATCTACGCGCTCGCGGAAGCCGAAGACCGCCCGCCAGTCGAAATTAAATCGCCTCCGCTGTACGACTTCGTGGACGTACCAGCGATCGAAGCGGCGTTCTTTGGCCCGGACGTGACCGATGATTCGCGTCAGGGTGTCGGCACCGTCGAATTTCAGTATGACGGATATATGATAAAGATACGAAGCGATGGCTGGGTTCAGGTGTACGAACCGGCAGAAGCCGATCTCTCGTAG
- a CDS encoding DUF7344 domain-containing protein, producing MAGEPDPNEKTRFDTSTSPDGRSLPSDVLEIDPAYEALGHPRRRYLCYTLLEDTEWSLTELATKIAAWENDIPENEVSDRKREAVSVSLYHAHIPKLVDEGVVAFDDARETIRPAEHAEQVLTALEGIGASLDANQEAHARSEMHDQRN from the coding sequence ATGGCTGGTGAACCAGATCCGAACGAGAAGACGCGGTTCGATACGTCCACATCGCCTGATGGCCGATCACTGCCGTCTGACGTCCTAGAAATCGACCCCGCGTACGAGGCACTGGGCCATCCCCGACGTCGGTATCTCTGCTACACGCTGCTCGAAGATACCGAATGGTCACTGACTGAGCTGGCGACGAAGATCGCGGCGTGGGAGAACGACATCCCCGAAAACGAGGTAAGCGACCGCAAGCGTGAGGCGGTGAGCGTGTCGCTGTACCACGCACACATCCCGAAGCTGGTTGACGAGGGCGTAGTTGCGTTCGACGATGCCAGGGAAACGATCAGACCCGCTGAGCACGCCGAGCAGGTCCTGACCGCGCTCGAAGGGATCGGTGCCAGCCTCGACGCAAATCAGGAAGCGCACGCACGGAGTGAAATGCATGACCAAAGAAATTAG
- a CDS encoding AAA family ATPase: protein MDVAEASEECEAVLDSISEAVIADREFLETVLLGVVSRGHVLLEDVPGTGKTLTANSFASALDLSFSRVQFTPDLLPTDVTGTHIFNEQDGSFEFSKGPIFANVVLADEINRAPPKTQAALLEAMGEGQVTVDGDTHELPDPFFVIATQNPVDQEGTFPLPEAQVDRFLVKSSIGYPDEAGEEELLHRRLGRVEQVPSVERAISEEAVSELREVPETVKVTDDVVSYLVEIIGRTRALRQVSVGVSPRGTQSLLEASRARAAMVGRDYVTPDDVAEIAKPVLAHRLVLTPEAKVDGVSKGALIDDVLDAVPVPTVE from the coding sequence ATGGACGTAGCTGAAGCGAGCGAGGAGTGTGAAGCCGTCCTCGACTCCATCTCCGAGGCCGTTATCGCTGATCGTGAATTTCTCGAAACCGTACTGCTGGGCGTCGTTTCCCGCGGACACGTGCTGTTAGAAGACGTTCCGGGGACCGGAAAGACGCTTACTGCGAACAGTTTCGCGTCCGCCCTCGACCTATCGTTTTCCCGTGTACAGTTCACCCCCGATCTTCTGCCGACCGACGTGACCGGGACACACATTTTCAACGAGCAGGATGGAAGCTTCGAGTTCAGCAAGGGGCCGATCTTCGCCAACGTGGTGCTGGCTGACGAGATCAACCGTGCGCCGCCGAAAACGCAGGCCGCGCTGCTCGAAGCGATGGGCGAGGGGCAGGTCACCGTCGACGGTGACACTCACGAACTGCCGGACCCATTTTTCGTTATCGCGACACAGAACCCGGTCGATCAGGAGGGGACGTTCCCGCTCCCCGAGGCGCAGGTCGACCGCTTCCTCGTCAAGAGCTCGATCGGCTATCCCGACGAAGCTGGCGAAGAAGAGCTCTTGCACCGCCGCCTCGGGCGTGTCGAACAGGTTCCGAGTGTCGAACGTGCGATCTCCGAGGAGGCGGTATCGGAACTCCGAGAGGTGCCCGAAACCGTCAAGGTAACCGATGATGTCGTCTCCTACCTCGTGGAAATCATCGGACGGACCCGTGCACTACGGCAAGTCTCGGTCGGCGTTTCGCCACGCGGGACACAGAGTCTGCTCGAGGCCTCACGCGCTCGCGCCGCGATGGTTGGCCGTGACTACGTTACGCCCGACGATGTGGCCGAAATCGCGAAACCGGTACTGGCTCACCGCCTCGTCTTGACGCCCGAGGCGAAAGTCGACGGCGTCTCGAAGGGTGCACTCATCGATGACGTGCTCGACGCCGTCCCCGTACCGACGGTCGAATAG
- a CDS encoding SprT-like domain-containing protein yields MHSETDRADRSEAVFLDRARAYAQDIPIDVDLDAIQWTVSHRARRRAGSCRYDSDSGAVTVRLAWDAYREHGWDEMAAVIRHELVHAWEFQQFGESGHGARFRDKADEIDAPRHCSPFSEPRLRLVCTAEDCDWSADRFRASVTVTEPNTRRCGVCGARYRVEHVATGRSWRTNEGYEQARKQIGDEW; encoded by the coding sequence ATGCACTCGGAGACAGACCGGGCTGACCGGTCCGAAGCCGTCTTCCTGGATCGAGCACGGGCGTATGCCCAGGACATCCCCATCGACGTCGATCTCGACGCGATCCAGTGGACGGTCTCTCATCGCGCCAGACGCCGCGCCGGTTCCTGTCGGTACGATAGCGATAGCGGAGCGGTCACGGTCAGGCTCGCGTGGGACGCCTACCGAGAGCACGGCTGGGATGAGATGGCGGCCGTGATCCGCCACGAACTCGTCCACGCCTGGGAGTTCCAGCAGTTCGGCGAGTCCGGTCACGGCGCGCGGTTTCGGGACAAAGCAGACGAAATCGATGCACCGCGACACTGCAGCCCGTTCAGCGAGCCCCGACTGCGACTCGTCTGTACCGCCGAGGACTGTGACTGGTCGGCAGATCGGTTTCGCGCGTCGGTGACGGTAACCGAACCGAACACGCGACGCTGTGGGGTGTGTGGCGCGCGCTATCGCGTCGAACACGTCGCTACCGGTCGGTCGTGGCGGACGAACGAGGGGTACGAACAGGCACGAAAACAGATCGGTGACGAGTGGTAA
- a CDS encoding NAD-dependent epimerase/dehydratase family protein has translation MTETIVVTGALGGAGKWIVDRLRADYEVLALDQRLPTTTGIEDVSFQKVDLTQQGPVWEMILDADPSTVVHFGNIPHQENHAGGEVYENNAVSTFHVLEAAGRAGADIVWASSETVYGTHWPEPKLPEYLPVDEEHPVAPWNGYETSKLAGEAAAKRIANAFDVSVTTMRPTWIQYPGRYQITPIRKSFDFESAGRFGNLWSYVDIRDVVSFVEAAIDEAPAGHEVYNVFGPDNFLGVDTADAIEAGYDSLPEECWLEDDEPAYTNAKATATLGWEPEQSWKTAEDEDISAPSFDV, from the coding sequence ATGACGGAGACCATCGTTGTTACGGGCGCACTCGGAGGGGCAGGGAAATGGATCGTCGATCGACTCAGAGCCGACTACGAGGTCCTCGCGCTTGATCAGCGACTTCCGACGACCACGGGGATCGAAGACGTGAGTTTTCAGAAGGTGGATCTAACCCAGCAGGGGCCCGTCTGGGAGATGATACTCGACGCCGATCCCTCGACTGTCGTCCACTTTGGAAATATTCCTCATCAGGAGAACCACGCAGGCGGCGAGGTTTACGAGAACAACGCCGTAAGTACGTTCCACGTACTGGAAGCGGCCGGGCGTGCCGGGGCGGATATCGTCTGGGCGTCGAGCGAGACCGTCTATGGAACTCACTGGCCGGAACCGAAACTACCGGAGTATCTCCCCGTAGACGAGGAGCATCCCGTCGCCCCCTGGAACGGCTACGAGACCTCGAAGCTCGCTGGCGAAGCCGCTGCAAAGCGAATTGCGAACGCGTTCGACGTGTCGGTCACGACGATGCGCCCGACATGGATCCAGTATCCGGGTCGCTATCAGATCACGCCGATCAGGAAGTCGTTCGACTTCGAGAGTGCGGGCAGATTCGGTAACCTCTGGTCCTATGTCGACATCCGGGACGTCGTTTCCTTTGTCGAGGCGGCGATCGACGAGGCACCAGCAGGACACGAGGTGTACAACGTATTTGGTCCCGATAACTTCCTCGGGGTCGATACGGCCGATGCGATCGAGGCGGGATACGACTCGCTTCCTGAAGAGTGCTGGCTGGAGGACGACGAGCCCGCGTATACGAACGCGAAGGCGACGGCGACGCTGGGCTGGGAACCAGAACAGTCCTGGAAGACTGCCGAAGACGAGGATATTTCAGCTCCGTCGTTCGACGTCTGA
- a CDS encoding aldo/keto reductase, which translates to MEYTTLGSTGMEVSKICLGCMSFGSEESWMLDREESRELIERAIDLGVNFFDTANAYSDGESEELLGDVLAEYDRDRQVVATKVRFPAGDEHPNATGLSRKTIEQELDASLDRLGMETIDLYQTHRVDPNTPPKTTLRALDDAVERGDVRHVGTSSMWTHQLARRLRISEREDLVQFETMQNHYHLAYREEEREMLPLCDREDIGVIPWGPLGQGFLTRPFEALERTDRGDPDNYHNPTPDYVRGGGREINERVEELAAEYGVTMAQIGLAWQFQNEYVDAPIVGTTSIEHLEQAVEALKIDLSDSDVQYLEEPYEPQPIVGHK; encoded by the coding sequence ATGGAGTACACTACGCTCGGCTCCACGGGTATGGAAGTCTCGAAGATCTGCCTCGGCTGCATGAGCTTCGGCAGTGAAGAATCGTGGATGCTCGACCGGGAGGAAAGCCGCGAGTTGATCGAACGGGCGATCGACCTCGGGGTGAACTTCTTCGATACCGCCAACGCCTACTCCGATGGGGAATCCGAGGAGCTTCTTGGCGATGTTCTTGCGGAGTATGATCGGGACCGACAGGTCGTCGCGACGAAGGTCAGGTTCCCGGCGGGGGATGAGCACCCGAACGCCACCGGGCTGTCCCGGAAGACCATCGAGCAGGAACTCGACGCCAGTCTCGATCGACTGGGTATGGAGACGATCGACCTCTATCAGACCCACCGTGTGGACCCGAACACCCCACCGAAAACGACGCTCCGAGCCCTCGATGACGCGGTAGAACGTGGCGATGTCCGTCACGTCGGTACCTCATCGATGTGGACACACCAGCTCGCACGTCGTTTGCGGATCAGCGAGCGTGAGGACCTCGTCCAGTTTGAGACGATGCAGAACCACTATCACCTCGCGTACCGCGAGGAGGAACGGGAGATGTTACCGCTGTGCGACCGTGAAGATATCGGGGTGATCCCATGGGGACCTCTCGGTCAGGGATTCCTCACTCGCCCGTTCGAGGCGCTCGAACGGACCGACCGTGGTGATCCCGACAACTACCACAACCCGACGCCAGACTACGTCCGTGGTGGCGGCCGAGAGATAAACGAACGTGTCGAGGAGCTCGCCGCCGAATACGGTGTAACGATGGCACAGATCGGTCTTGCCTGGCAGTTTCAGAACGAGTACGTGGACGCCCCCATCGTCGGAACGACCTCGATCGAACATCTCGAACAGGCAGTCGAAGCACTCAAGATCGACCTCTCGGACTCCGATGTCCAGTATCTGGAGGAGCCATACGAACCGCAACCGATCGTCGGCCATAAGTAA